In Flavobacterium endoglycinae, one DNA window encodes the following:
- a CDS encoding CHASE3 domain-containing protein, with amino-acid sequence MKWIPNFNSSNSLRVIFVIAVFILLFISSVAYKHNQDLNESSKLVMHTYEINIQLERLMSAIKDAETGQRGYIITRNARFLTPYIYSRDKVNTSFITLKKLTADNPQQQENLRKLFKLIIQRFVSFENCLKYSDPKTYDKRKLDNHMFGGRILMENIRFKVDEMNDIEKTYLKNRLKIYDAEISLSPIFSISLFLTALFFILLAYRQISKDFQRLKLYNKKLLISSGLISESEAIGKFSTWQWDLDADKIDYSDNQFRLLGYEPGDFIPRRETLLKSVHPDDKDNVATAIDGILQNKQQPFVYYKILLPSHEVRYFKSTGKLLTDQQGSKILLGINFDITDEHLLNIELQERNKELEKSNKELASFNHVASHDLQEPLRKIQTFISRVSDADKAVMSQSARDYIAKIEVSAKRMRILIDDLLLFSRTNTTKKEFIKSNLNELLENAESELTEVIEEKNAVINTCKLPKLSVIPYQIEQLFINLIGNSLKYSRPDVPPEISIDCEKVNAADYPELDQNIKKYHRITFTDNGMGFDPQFKETIFILFQRLHSKTDYPGTGIGLAICKKIVDNHRGHITADSEPNKGSVFTIFLPD; translated from the coding sequence ATGAAATGGATACCAAATTTTAATTCTTCAAACTCTTTGAGAGTTATTTTTGTAATCGCAGTTTTCATTCTGTTATTTATTTCATCGGTAGCTTATAAGCATAATCAGGACTTGAATGAATCAAGCAAACTGGTCATGCATACATACGAGATAAACATTCAATTAGAACGATTGATGTCGGCTATAAAAGATGCCGAAACCGGACAAAGAGGTTATATTATTACCAGAAATGCCCGTTTTTTAACTCCGTATATTTATTCACGCGACAAGGTAAATACTTCATTTATTACTTTAAAAAAATTAACTGCTGATAATCCACAACAGCAGGAAAATCTTCGAAAGCTCTTTAAGCTTATTATACAGCGTTTTGTGTCTTTCGAAAATTGTTTAAAATATAGCGATCCCAAAACATATGATAAACGAAAACTCGATAATCATATGTTTGGGGGACGAATCTTAATGGAAAATATTCGTTTTAAAGTTGACGAAATGAATGACATTGAGAAAACCTACCTTAAAAACAGGCTGAAAATCTACGATGCTGAAATTTCGTTAAGTCCTATATTTTCTATCTCGCTATTCTTAACAGCGCTATTTTTTATCTTACTGGCTTATCGACAAATCAGTAAAGATTTCCAAAGGCTAAAACTTTACAACAAAAAGCTTTTAATTTCGAGCGGTTTAATTTCTGAATCTGAAGCAATTGGTAAATTTAGTACCTGGCAATGGGATCTTGATGCAGATAAAATCGATTATTCAGACAATCAATTTCGTTTACTGGGTTATGAACCTGGCGATTTTATTCCAAGAAGAGAAACCCTTTTAAAATCCGTACATCCTGATGACAAGGATAATGTTGCAACTGCGATTGACGGAATCCTTCAGAACAAACAACAGCCTTTTGTATATTATAAAATACTACTTCCAAGTCACGAAGTCCGTTATTTTAAATCGACCGGAAAGTTACTGACAGACCAACAGGGAAGCAAAATTTTACTGGGCATTAATTTTGACATTACCGATGAGCATCTGCTTAATATCGAACTTCAGGAACGTAATAAAGAACTTGAAAAAAGCAATAAAGAATTAGCTTCTTTCAATCACGTCGCGAGTCATGATTTACAGGAGCCGCTTCGAAAAATCCAGACTTTTATCTCTCGAGTTTCTGATGCTGATAAAGCAGTTATGTCACAAAGTGCACGTGATTATATTGCCAAAATTGAAGTTTCGGCAAAAAGAATGCGTATTCTTATCGATGATTTATTATTGTTTTCGAGAACCAATACAACCAAAAAAGAATTCATTAAGTCGAATTTAAATGAATTGCTTGAAAATGCCGAATCGGAATTAACAGAAGTTATAGAAGAAAAAAATGCAGTTATAAATACCTGCAAACTTCCTAAACTTTCGGTGATTCCCTATCAAATCGAACAGCTTTTCATCAACTTGATTGGAAATTCATTAAAATACAGCAGACCGGATGTTCCGCCGGAAATTTCAATTGATTGTGAAAAAGTAAATGCAGCTGATTATCCAGAATTAGATCAAAACATTAAAAAATACCACCGAATTACTTTTACAGATAACGGAATGGGTTTTGATCCTCAGTTTAAAGAAACAATCTTTATTTTGTTTCAAAGACTGCACTCTAAAACTGACTATCCAGGAACTGGAATTGGTCTAGCGATTTGTAAGAAAATCGTAGACAATCATAGAGGTCATATTACAGCTGATAGTGAGCCGAATAAAGGTTCGGTTTTTACTATTTTTCTACCAGATTAA
- a CDS encoding DUF4142 domain-containing protein, which produces MKAKPVLKAIIFKVLFLLIVIFVTSCRKSNSIESNLKKNEAFSKNDKEEVEAFFFIATANVGKTIISKSQIAQQKSSESSIMILGKKIERSQSRLLQEVTELANKKLIIISEINATHRRDTYDLVTAKNSSEFNRVYLRAMKKCLEEQIQLLETVSKETNDKAILKLVLKYLPEQFDLLREIEQTIKKGIN; this is translated from the coding sequence ATGAAAGCAAAACCCGTATTGAAAGCCATCATTTTTAAAGTGCTTTTTTTATTGATCGTGATCTTTGTAACATCGTGCCGAAAATCCAATTCAATAGAATCTAATCTTAAAAAAAATGAAGCTTTTAGTAAAAATGATAAAGAAGAAGTTGAGGCTTTCTTTTTTATTGCAACGGCAAATGTTGGAAAAACTATTATTTCTAAAAGTCAAATTGCACAACAAAAAAGTTCAGAGAGTTCAATAATGATTTTAGGTAAAAAAATCGAAAGAAGTCAAAGCAGATTACTGCAGGAAGTAACAGAATTAGCAAATAAAAAACTTATTATTATTTCTGAAATAAATGCAACACACCGCCGCGATACTTACGATCTGGTTACCGCAAAAAATTCTTCAGAATTTAACAGAGTCTATTTAAGAGCAATGAAAAAATGTCTGGAAGAACAAATTCAATTATTAGAGACCGTTTCGAAAGAAACCAACGATAAAGCAATTTTAAAGTTAGTATTGAAATATCTGCCTGAACAATTTGATCTCTTACGAGAGATTGAACAAACAATTAAGAAAGGAATTAATTAA
- a CDS encoding porin family protein yields the protein MKMQNNFLCALALFISASFGMLHAQNTNVETEFGVKGGFNMSNLYNNGDDVDDNNILYGFNAGVYATLPISDFVAIQPELLFTTKGAKLEYNSALFNGDAKFKLNYIELPLLVRVNITKNFNVHAGGYASYLVSSKVTGSGDAEFEQTIDTDDLNKFDAGISAGIGVDFNPVSIGVRYNYGLTTVGKERTALGTTYTFPDAKNSNLTLYLSYKLN from the coding sequence ATGAAAATGCAAAACAATTTTTTATGCGCCTTAGCCCTTTTTATCTCAGCTTCATTTGGAATGCTGCACGCTCAAAATACTAATGTAGAAACAGAATTTGGTGTAAAAGGTGGATTCAACATGTCTAATCTATACAACAATGGCGATGATGTTGATGACAACAATATTCTATACGGTTTCAATGCCGGTGTTTATGCAACTTTACCAATCTCTGATTTTGTTGCTATTCAGCCTGAGCTTTTATTTACAACAAAAGGTGCCAAATTAGAATACAACAGCGCTCTTTTTAATGGAGACGCTAAATTCAAATTGAATTATATCGAACTTCCATTATTGGTAAGAGTAAATATTACTAAAAACTTTAACGTACATGCCGGTGGTTACGCTTCTTACCTAGTAAGTTCTAAAGTAACAGGAAGCGGAGACGCTGAGTTTGAACAAACTATTGATACAGACGATTTAAACAAATTTGATGCTGGTATTTCAGCTGGTATTGGAGTAGATTTTAATCCAGTTAGTATTGGAGTACGTTACAACTATGGTTTAACAACTGTGGGGAAAGAAAGAACAGCTTTAGGAACAACTTATACTTTTCCTGATGCTAAAAACAGCAACTTAACTTTATACTTATCGTATAAATTGAACTAA
- a CDS encoding lmo0937 family membrane protein, whose protein sequence is MSNLLYTIAVILVILWALGFFVYSFGSIIHILLVIAIIAILLRLIKGREI, encoded by the coding sequence ATGTCAAATTTATTATACACCATAGCGGTTATTCTTGTAATACTATGGGCTCTTGGTTTCTTTGTTTACAGTTTTGGAAGTATTATTCACATACTGCTTGTAATTGCCATTATCGCAATATTATTGAGACTTATCAAAGGACGGGAAATTTAA
- a CDS encoding YtxH domain-containing protein — translation MKASSTILGVAAAAAAGALLGVLFAPDKGSNTRKKIKDKSKDYSDNLKTKFDGIVNTITSNGKDIIDEGKAKFNQVKDDFNTVKDEAKTVKSNY, via the coding sequence ATGAAAGCATCTAGCACAATTTTAGGAGTAGCAGCTGCAGCTGCAGCAGGAGCATTATTAGGAGTTTTATTTGCTCCAGACAAAGGTTCAAACACTAGAAAAAAAATCAAAGATAAATCGAAAGATTACAGCGATAATTTAAAAACAAAATTTGATGGTATTGTAAACACAATCACTTCAAACGGTAAAGACATCATCGATGAAGGAAAAGCAAAATTCAACCAAGTAAAAGATGATTTCAATACAGTTAAAGACGAAGCTAAAACAGTGAAATCGAACTACTAA
- a CDS encoding DUF5723 family protein, producing the protein MKRTLLLCSFFGSFFYCQGQSYFGFRDDNYAGIQGVLFNPSAIVDSKFRSDITISSVSATGQNDLYGVNIADVFDGGYSLETDASKNFKTNNRGNLNIDILGPSCMMNITPEHSIGIFTRVRSVTNLTGINGQLIDEVNKDVDASNSFLFTGGNPNGVTNSWAEIGASYGTILVDEDVHFMKAGLTIKYLMAGVNNYINGNNLSVAYEKDNVIPSQSEYLSTGTLKTAASYDYNAGKDPKFDMSSAGVGIDLGFTYEYRTNCHTCIGNRYKLKAAASITDIGKLNYKNVIENTYNLAGRVTQDDIDNASDIFQFFNDHYTKVSSQKGVKANLPTALHTNFDWNIDNKFYLNLSGDFGLVDAKKINGTAIANSVTFTPRYETRQFSFYIPLTYMEYSGTQIGTGFRAGPLFIGSGSLISNLFSNNSKASNVYVGLKIPIYQSYN; encoded by the coding sequence ATGAAGAGAACTTTACTTTTATGCAGCTTCTTTGGAAGCTTTTTTTATTGTCAGGGACAGTCGTATTTTGGATTTCGGGACGATAATTATGCGGGAATTCAAGGAGTTTTGTTTAATCCGTCAGCGATTGTTGATTCTAAATTCAGATCAGATATTACCATTTCATCTGTCAGCGCAACGGGACAAAACGATTTGTATGGCGTTAATATCGCCGATGTTTTTGATGGAGGTTACAGTCTAGAAACTGATGCGTCAAAGAATTTTAAAACAAACAACAGAGGAAACTTGAATATCGATATTCTTGGGCCATCGTGTATGATGAATATTACGCCAGAGCATAGCATTGGAATTTTTACTCGTGTTCGAAGTGTTACCAATCTTACAGGTATTAACGGACAGCTTATTGATGAGGTTAATAAAGATGTAGATGCTTCAAACAGTTTTTTATTTACAGGCGGTAACCCAAATGGAGTTACCAATTCCTGGGCTGAGATTGGAGCAAGTTACGGAACAATATTAGTAGACGAAGATGTACATTTTATGAAAGCTGGTCTTACCATAAAATACCTAATGGCGGGAGTTAACAATTATATCAACGGAAATAATCTGAGTGTTGCTTATGAAAAGGACAATGTGATTCCGTCGCAAAGTGAATATCTTTCAACAGGAACATTAAAAACAGCTGCAAGTTATGATTACAATGCAGGAAAAGATCCAAAATTTGATATGTCATCAGCAGGTGTGGGAATCGATTTGGGTTTTACGTATGAATACCGCACTAACTGCCATACTTGTATTGGAAATCGATACAAATTAAAAGCGGCAGCTTCGATAACAGATATTGGGAAATTGAATTATAAAAATGTTATCGAGAATACATATAACCTCGCAGGAAGAGTGACACAAGATGATATTGATAATGCGAGTGATATTTTTCAGTTTTTTAATGATCATTATACCAAAGTTTCATCGCAGAAAGGAGTAAAAGCAAATCTTCCAACCGCTCTTCATACCAACTTTGACTGGAATATCGATAATAAGTTTTACCTGAATTTAAGCGGTGATTTCGGATTGGTCGACGCCAAAAAAATTAACGGAACTGCGATTGCTAATTCGGTTACTTTTACACCGAGATATGAAACTCGCCAGTTTAGTTTTTACATTCCGCTTACCTATATGGAATACAGCGGAACACAGATAGGAACTGGTTTTAGAGCCGGACCATTATTCATAGGATCAGGTTCGCTGATTTCGAATTTGTTTTCAAACAATTCAAAAGCCAGCAATGTATATGTGGGATTGAAGATTCCTATTTATCAGAGTTATAATTGA
- the prfA gene encoding peptide chain release factor 1, which translates to MLDRLQYVKQRFDEISDLIIQPDVISDQKRYKQLNQEYKSIKALVEKREEYIIVLANIDEANEIIADGSDAEMVEMAKMQLDEAKDRLPELEEEIKFMLIPKDPEDAKNVMVEIRAGTGGDEASIFAGDLFRMYTKYCESMGWRTSVVDMNEGTSGGFKEVIFEVTGEDVYGTLKFEAGVHRVQRVPQTETQGRVHTSAATVMVLPEAEEFDVQVDMNDVRVDFFCSSGPGGQSVNTTKSAVRLTHIPTGLVAQCQDEKSQHKNKDKALMVLRSRLYEMELAKKQEEDAKKRSSQVSSGDRSAKIRTYNYAQGRVTDHRVGLTLYDLGNIMNGDIQKIVSELQLVNNMEKLKEASEVY; encoded by the coding sequence ATGTTAGATAGACTTCAATATGTAAAGCAGCGATTTGATGAGATTTCGGATTTGATTATTCAGCCGGATGTTATTTCTGATCAAAAGCGTTATAAACAGCTCAACCAAGAATATAAAAGTATTAAGGCTTTGGTTGAAAAGAGAGAAGAATACATTATAGTTTTGGCAAATATCGATGAGGCTAACGAAATCATTGCTGACGGCAGCGATGCTGAAATGGTGGAAATGGCCAAAATGCAGTTGGACGAAGCTAAAGATCGCTTGCCAGAATTGGAGGAGGAAATCAAATTTATGTTGATTCCTAAAGATCCTGAAGATGCTAAAAACGTAATGGTGGAGATTCGTGCCGGAACGGGTGGAGATGAAGCAAGTATTTTTGCAGGGGACTTATTCAGAATGTACACTAAATATTGCGAAAGCATGGGGTGGAGAACCTCTGTTGTAGATATGAACGAAGGTACTTCAGGTGGTTTCAAAGAGGTTATTTTTGAAGTTACTGGAGAAGATGTATACGGAACGTTGAAGTTTGAAGCAGGTGTTCACCGTGTGCAGCGTGTTCCTCAAACAGAAACTCAAGGTCGTGTGCATACATCGGCAGCTACCGTTATGGTTTTACCAGAAGCGGAGGAGTTTGATGTTCAGGTAGATATGAACGATGTTCGTGTGGATTTCTTCTGTTCGTCAGGGCCTGGAGGACAGTCGGTAAATACAACGAAATCGGCTGTACGTTTAACGCACATTCCAACAGGATTAGTGGCGCAATGTCAGGATGAGAAATCACAGCACAAGAATAAAGATAAAGCTTTAATGGTATTACGTTCTCGTTTATACGAAATGGAATTGGCTAAAAAGCAAGAGGAAGATGCTAAAAAACGTAGTTCTCAAGTAAGTTCTGGAGACCGTTCGGCAAAAATCCGTACGTACAACTATGCTCAAGGCCGTGTAACCGATCACCGTGTTGGTTTAACGCTTTACGATTTGGGTAACATCATGAACGGTGATATTCAGAAAATTGTTTCTGAGCTTCAGTTGGTAAACAACATGGAGAAATTAAAAGAGGCTTCGGAAGTTTATTAA
- a CDS encoding surface-adhesin E family protein, whose amino-acid sequence MKKILFTAFLLIVFSKSFSQTDEFQYVTSGQDGTEVYLFFERDNDGYKEFWLKLVSPTKTVKNKKGKLIKTGGDSTLQFYKLDCSEKTYSTSDGVIYNRNGEAIKKIYINSYDDKIIPGTILSAVYKFVCEIEIN is encoded by the coding sequence ATGAAAAAAATATTGTTTACAGCCTTTCTTTTGATAGTTTTTAGTAAATCATTTTCCCAAACAGATGAATTTCAATATGTAACTTCAGGTCAAGACGGTACCGAAGTATATTTATTTTTTGAAAGAGATAATGATGGATACAAAGAATTTTGGTTGAAATTAGTGTCACCAACTAAAACTGTTAAAAACAAAAAAGGCAAATTAATTAAAACTGGCGGTGATTCTACTTTACAATTTTATAAACTAGATTGTTCTGAAAAAACATATTCTACTTCAGATGGTGTAATATATAATCGAAATGGAGAGGCAATAAAAAAAATATACATTAATTCTTATGATGATAAAATTATACCTGGAACAATTCTTAGTGCAGTTTATAAATTTGTTTGCGAAATTGAAATAAATTAA
- a CDS encoding superinfection immunity protein — MGRLGVTELLVIGIPFLAIYFLPSIIALSRKKNNAAGIILLNFFLGWTFIGWIVSLIWACLKDNEPQTIVVNNSYPKQQNSLDIKRNDFDEKLDSLQKLKNLLDSGVLSQEEFEQQKAKLLQL; from the coding sequence ATGGGAAGACTTGGAGTAACAGAATTACTAGTAATTGGAATTCCGTTTTTAGCAATTTATTTTTTACCATCAATTATTGCATTAAGTCGCAAGAAAAATAATGCTGCTGGAATAATTTTGCTGAATTTCTTTTTGGGATGGACATTTATTGGATGGATAGTTTCGTTAATTTGGGCTTGTTTAAAAGATAACGAACCTCAAACAATTGTTGTAAATAATTCTTACCCAAAACAGCAAAATTCATTAGATATAAAAAGGAATGATTTTGATGAAAAATTAGACAGTTTACAAAAACTAAAAAATTTATTGGACTCTGGTGTTTTATCTCAGGAAGAGTTTGAACAGCAAAAAGCTAAATTATTACAATTATAA
- a CDS encoding helix-turn-helix domain-containing protein, whose protein sequence is MKTIDKLEAEIVDRIYKLFLEKYTGNKSAFAKASNCTETTVRRILRKEQGITINLLIRMAKALDTTSSELLKDLYI, encoded by the coding sequence ATGAAGACGATTGATAAATTAGAAGCAGAAATAGTCGATAGAATTTATAAGCTTTTCCTAGAAAAATACACAGGAAACAAGAGTGCTTTTGCAAAAGCAAGTAACTGTACTGAGACCACTGTACGAAGAATTTTAAGAAAAGAACAGGGTATTACTATAAATCTTTTGATTAGAATGGCAAAAGCACTTGATACAACTTCAAGTGAACTTTTGAAGGATTTGTATATTTAA
- a CDS encoding YqaE/Pmp3 family membrane protein, translating into MTLIAIFFPCVSFFLRGKILTSILCLILQVTLIGWIPAAIWAVISLQNSRADKRNKQLIKAIKSKS; encoded by the coding sequence ATGACTCTAATTGCAATTTTCTTCCCGTGTGTTTCTTTCTTTTTGAGAGGGAAAATATTAACGTCGATTCTTTGTCTAATCTTGCAAGTAACCTTAATTGGCTGGATTCCTGCTGCAATTTGGGCTGTTATTTCTTTACAGAATTCAAGAGCTGATAAACGCAATAAGCAACTAATAAAAGCGATAAAATCTAAATCTTAA